One Perca flavescens isolate YP-PL-M2 chromosome 9, PFLA_1.0, whole genome shotgun sequence genomic window carries:
- the ndnf gene encoding protein NDNF: protein MRQCKGWSVMLLALLGLGALAQKLPTRDEGLFQMQIRDKSLFHDSSVIPDGAEISGYLFRDTPKRYYFVVEEDNTPLSVTVTPCDAPLEWKLILQELPEEASGEGSGEPEPLDQQKQQVTVDDGTELFTYKGNDVEAYVATSTPSGLYQLELLSTEKDSNFKVYATTTPESDQPYPELPYDPRVDVTALGRTTVTLAWKPTPTGFLMGQPVQYCVVINKEHNFKSMCAAEAKMSVDDAFMLAPKPGRDFSLFDFAHFGFVPSDNGFGKDRGLTSNKISRAYTAKPKASDIQKVCIGNKNIFTVSDLKPDTQYYFDVFAVNSASNTSTAYVGTFARTKEEARQKTVELKDGKVSDVFIKRKGSKFLRFAPVSSHQRVTLFVHTCLDAVQVQVRRDGKLLLSQNVEGVRQFQLRGKPKAKYLIRLRGSRKGASTLKMLATTRPSSKQPFPSLPEDTRIKAFDKLRTCSSATVAWLGTQDRNKYCIYRKEVADNYGEEQRRREQNQCAGPETRRKSEKVLCKYFHSPNLQKAVTTETITGLEPGKTYLLDVYVVGHSGHSVKYQSKLVKTRKYC from the exons ATGAGGCAGTGTAAAGGTTGGAGTGTGATGCTGCTGGCTCTGTTGGGACTGGGAGCCTTGGCCCAGAAGCTGCCCACGAGAGACGAAGGGCTCTTCCAGATGCAGATCAGAGACAAGTCGCTGTTCCATGACTCCTCGGTCATCCCGGATGGAGCGGAGATCAGTGGCTACCTGTTCAGGGACACACCCAAAAG GTACTACTTTGTGGTGGAAGAAGACAACACACCCCTGTCTGTGACCGTGACACCTTGTGATGCTCCTCTGGAGTGGAAACTCATTCTGCAGGAGCTGCCAGAAGAGGCCAGTGGAGAGGGATCAG GAGAGCCTGAACCTCTGGACCAGCAGAAACAGCAGGTGACCGTCGACGACGGGACGGAGCTCTTCACCTACAAGGGCAATGATGTGGAGGCCTATGTGGCCACCAGCACGCCCTCTGGCCTCTACCAGCTGGAACTGTTGTccacagagaaagacagcaaCTTCAAGGTGTACGCCACCACAACTCCAGAGTCTGACCAGCCCTACCCGGAACTGCCCTATGACCCGCGTGTGGATGTGACCGCACTGGGCCGTACCACTGTCACCCTGGCCTGGAAGCCAACACCAACGGGCTTTCTGATGGGCCAGCCTGTTCAGTATTGCGTAGTTATCAACAAGGAGCACAATTTCAAGAGCATGTGTGCTGCTGAAGCTAAGATGAGCGTTGATGATGCCTTCATGCTGGCTCCGAAGCCTGGCAGAGACTTTAGCCTGTTTGACTTTGCCCACTTTGGCTTTGTGCCCTCTGACAATGGTTTTGGCAAGGACCGAGGCCTCACAAGTAACAAGATCTCACGGGCGTACACAGCCAAGCCCAAAGCATCAGACATTCAAAAGGTGTGTATaggcaataaaaacattttcactgtATCAGACCTGAAACCAGACACGCAGTATTACTTTGACGTGTTCGCTGTGAATTCTGCAAGCAACACCAGCACGGCATACGTGGGAACATTTGCCCGCACAAAAGAGGAAGCTCGCCAGAAGACAGTGGAGCTGAAGGACGGCAAAGTATCGGATGTTTTCATCAAGAGAAAGGGCAGCAAGTTCCTGCGCTTTGCTCCTGTGTCTTCCCATCAGAGGGTCACTCTGTTTGTGCACACGTGTCTGGACGCTGTGCAGGTACAAGTGAGGCGCGACGGAAAGTTGCTGCTCTCCCAGAACGTGGAGGGGGTACGGCAGTTCCAGCTGCGGGGAAAGCCAAAAGCCAAGTACCTGATCCGTTTGCGGGGCAGCAGGAAAGGGGCCTCCACTTTGAAAATGCTAGCCACCACACGACCCAGCAGCAAGCAGCCCTTCCCGTCGCTTCCGGAGGATACGCGCATCAAGGCCTTTGACAAGTTGCGCACCTGCTCCTCCGCCACTGTGGCCTGGCTGGGCACGCAGGACCGCAACAAATACTGCATTTACCGCAAGGAGGTGGCTGACAATTATGGCGAGGAGCAGCGACGCCGGGAGCAGAACCAATGCGCCGGGCCAGAGACCCGCAGGAAGTCAGAAAAGGTCCTGTGCAAGTACTTCCACAGCCCGAACCTGCAGAAAGCTGTGACTACAGAGACCATCACAGGTCTGGAGCCAGGCAAGACCTACCTGCTGGACGTTTACGTTGTGGGACACAGTGGTCACTCAGTGAAATACCAGAGCAAACTGGTGAAAACAAGGAAATACTGCTAA